In Cervus elaphus chromosome 5, mCerEla1.1, whole genome shotgun sequence, the following proteins share a genomic window:
- the CMKLR1 gene encoding chemokine-like receptor 1, translating into METEDYNASYEDYPDDLDPIVVLEELSPLEGRVVRIFLVVIYSIICLLGILGNGLVIIIITCKMKRTVNTIWFLNLAVADFLFNIFLPIHIAYAALDYHWVFGTAMCKISNFLLIHNMFTSVFLLTVISFDRCVSVLLPVWSQNHRSVRLAYTACLVIWVLAFFLSSPSLVFRDTARLHGKISCFNNFSLSAAGSAPWPAHPQVDPVGSGRHMVVTITRFLCGFLVPGLITTACYFTIVYKLQRSRLAKTKKPFKIILTIIITFFLCWCPYHAFYLLELRRGSVPPSVFSLGVPLATAIAIANSCMNPILYVFMGQDFKKFRVALFSRLVNALSEDTGHSSYPSHRSFTKMSSMNERETGML; encoded by the coding sequence ATGGAGACTGAGGATTACAACGCCTCCTACGAGGACTACCCCGATGACTTGGACCCCATCGTGGTTTTGGAGGAGTTATCTCCCCTGGAAGGCAGAGTGGTCAGGATCTTCCTGGTGGTGATCTACAGCATTATCTGTCTCCTCGGGATCCTGGGCAATGGCTTGGTGATCATCATCATCACCTGCAAGATGAAGAGGACGGTGAACACCATCTGGTTCCTCAACCTGGCCGTGGCCGACTTCCTGTTCaacatcttcctccccatccacATCGCCTACGCCGCCCTGGACTACCACTGGGTGTTTGGGACGGCTATGTGCAAGATCAGCAACTTCCTGCTCATCCACAACATGTTCACCAGCGTCTTCCTGCTGACCGTCATCAGCTTCGACCGCTGCGTCTCCGTGCTCCTCCCCGTCTGGTCCCAGAACCACCGCAGCGTCCGGCTCGCTTACACGGCTTGCCTGGTCATCTGGGTCCTGGCTTTCTTCTTGAGTTCCCCGTCCCTCGTCTTCCGGGACACGGCCCGCCTGCACGGGAAGATATCCTGCTTTAACAACTTCAGCCTGTCGGCTGCCGGCTCTGCCCCATGGCCCGCTCACCCCCAGGTGGACCCGGTGGGCTCTGGCCGGCACATGGTGGTGACCATCACCCGCTTCCTCTGTGGCTTCCTGGTGCCGGGTCTCATCACCACCGCCTGCTACTTCACCATTGTCTACAAGCTGCAGCGCAGCCGCCTGGCCAAGACCAAGAAACCCTTCAAGATCATCCTGACCATCATCATCACCTTCTTCCTCTGCTGGTGCCCCTACCACGCGTTCTACCTCCTGGAGCTCCGTCGCGGCTCCGTGCCTCCCTCCGTCTTCAGCCTGGGCGTGCCCCTGGCCACCGCCATCGCCATCGCCAACAGCTGTATGAACCCCATCCTGTACGTCTTCATGGGTCAGGACTTCAAGAAGTTCAGGGTGGCCCTCTTCTCCCGTCTGGTCAATGCCCTGAGTGAGGACACAGGCCACTCCTCCTACCCCAGCCACAGGAGCTTTACCAAGATGTCATCCATGAATGAGAGGGAGACTGGCATGCTCTGA